In Phalacrocorax aristotelis chromosome 25, bGulAri2.1, whole genome shotgun sequence, the following proteins share a genomic window:
- the POGZ gene encoding pogo transposable element with ZNF domain isoform X6: MADTDLFMECEEEELEPWQKISDVIEDSVVEDYNSVDKTATAGNPLVQQSGQPLILTQNPTAGLGTMVTQPVLRPVQIMQNANHVTNSPVTSQPIFITTQGFPVRNVRPVQNTMNQVGIVLNVQQGQTVRPITLVPAPGTQFVKPTVGVPQVFSQMAQVRPGTTMPVRPTTNTFTTVIPATLTIRSTVPQSQAQQQMSIASFVTVKRPGVAGENSNEVAKLVNTLNTIPSLGQSPGPLVVSNSSPVHGSQRSSVSESSSSSSLKVSSSPIPTFDLQDGGRKVCPRCDAQFRVTEALRGHMCYCCPEMVEFLKKRKSLESEPNIQSAKPPSPEKTTAVASPPSSTPIPALSPPAKAPEPSENVVDSSQSKLIMLVDDFYYGRDGGKVSQLLNFPKVPASFRCPHCTKRLKNNIRFMNHMKHHVELDQQNGEVDVHTICQHCYRQFSTPFQLQCHLENVHSPYESTTKCKICEWAFESEPMFLQHMKDTHKPGEMPYVCQVCQYRSSLYSEVDSHFRMIHEDTRHLLCPYCLKVFKNGNAFQQHFMRHQKKSVYHCNKCRLQFLFAKDKIEHKLQHHKTFRKPKQLEGLKPGTKVTIRASRGQPRTVPISSNDMPQGTGQETTPLSSSTDPQPIFLYPPVQRNVQKRAVKKMSVLGRQTCLECSFEIPDFPNHFPTYVHCSLCRYSTCCSRAYANHMINNHVPRKSPKYLALFKNYTACGVKLFCSSCLFVSSEGDAMAKHLVFNPSHEFSNIIFRGPTWISHSRHVQPQDKSMKNTCPTYSPSKAATVKTKSMLPAKDDLEPELVPAAYNRPLACQEEECLNIDAEDEEQPTKEPEPASKKEQLSVKKLRVVLFALCCNTEQAAEHFRNPQRRIKRWLRRFQAFQEENLASLSEGKYLSLEAEEKLAEWVLTQREQQLPVNEETLFQKATKIGRSLEGGFKISYEWAVRFMLRHNLSTHTRRAVAHPLPKDVEDNASSFIEFVQRQIHTQDLPLSMIAAIDEISLFLDVEVLSSDDRKENALQTVGTGEPWCDVVLTILADGSVLPTLVFYRGHVQQPANVPESIILEAKENGYSDDEVMELWSSRVWQKHTECQNSKGMLVLDCHRTHLSEEVLSLLSASSTLPAVVPAGCSSKIQPLDVCIKRTVKNFLHKKWKEQAKEMADSTCDSDILLQLVLCWLAEVLEVISDSPELVQQSFLVASVLPGPDGTANSPTRNADMQEELIASLEEQLKLNDEQQEAAAAAEVQDRAQAEESADPEILHQLFEGESETESFYGFEDADLDLMEI; the protein is encoded by the exons CTGGCAATCCTCTTGTTCAGCAAAGTGGACAGCCGCTAATCCTTACCCAGAACCCGACCGCGGGTCTGGGCACGATGGTAACTCAGCCAGTATTACGACCTGTACAGATCATGCAGAACGCCAATCACGTCACAAACTCTCCGGTGACCAGCCAGCCCATCTTCATAACAACCCAG GGATTTCCTGTGAGGAATGTGCGGCCTGTACAAAACACAATGAACCAGGTTGGAATCGTTCTGAATGTACAGCAAGGTCAAACAGTTAGACCCATCACCCTCGTCCCAG CCCCAGGTACCCAGTTTGTTAAACCAACAGTTGGAGTTCCTCAGGTGTTCTCTCAAATGGCCCAGGTGAGACCAGGTACAACCATGCCGGTGCGACCCACCACCAACACTTTCACTACGGTCATTCCGGCCACGCTTACCATCAGGAGCACTGTACCACAGTCCCAGGCACAACAGCAAA TGAGCATCGCAAGCTTTGTGACTGTGAAGAGGCCTGGAGTGGCTGGTGAGAACAGCAACGAGGTTGCTAAGCTCGTGAACACCCTGAACACCATTCCTTCGTTAGGGCAGAGCCCTGGCCCGCTGGTGGTCTCCAACAGCAGCCCTGTGCATGGTTCCCAGAGATCGAGTGTTTCAGAGTCGTCGTCGTCATCGTCGTTAAAAG TCAGTTCATCTCCTATTCCCACATTTGATTTGCAAGATGGTGGCAGGAAGGTCTGCCCGAGGTGCGATGCTCAGTTTCGAGTTACTGAAGCTTTAAGAGGACATATGTGT taCTGCTGCCCTGAAATGGTTGAATtcctcaagaaaagaaaatctctaGAATCTGAACCAAATATTCAATCTGCAAAGCCTCCATCTCCAGAAAAAACTACAGCTGTTGCTTCGCCACCCTCTTCTACCCCTATCCCTGCCCTGTCCCCGCCTGCTAAAGCTCCAGAGCCAAGTGAAAACGTAGTTGACTCATCCCAAAGTAAGCTCATTATGTTGGTAGATGATTTCTACTATGGCAGAGATGGTGGCAAAGTGAGCCAGCTACTGAACTTCCCCAAGGTTCCAGCTTCCTTCAGGTGTCCGCACTGCACCAAGAGGCTAAAGAACAACATCAG GTTTATGAATCACATGAAGCACCACGTTGAACTGGACCAGCAGAACGGAGAGGTAGATGTCCACACCATCTGCCAGCATTGTTACCGGCAGTTCTCCACTCCGTTTCAGCTACAGTGTCACTTAGAGAATGTCCACAGTCCCTATGAGTCAACAA caAAGTGCAAGATTTGCGAGTGGGCATTTGAGAGTGAGCCAATGTTCCTACAGCACATGAAGGACACTCACAAGCCTGGGGAGATGCCCTATGTTTGTCAG GTCTGCCAGTATCGCTCATCGCTCTATTCTGAAGTGGACAGCCATTTCCGAATGATCCACGAAGACACGCGGCACCTGCTCTGTCCTTACTGTCTCAAAGTCTTCAAGAATGGCAATGCTTTCCAACAGCACTTCATGAGGCATCAG AAGAAGAGTGTTTATCATTGCAACAAGTGTAGACTCCAGTTCCTATTTGCCAAGGATAAAATTGAACACAAGCTGCAACACCACAAAACTTTCCGAAAGCCCAAACAATTAGAAGGATTGAAACCTGGAACCAAG GTTACAATCAGGGCATCTAGAGGACAGCCACGGACAGTGCCAATATCTTCAAATGACATGCCGCAGGGCACTGGACAGGAAACCACTCCGCTGTCATCTTCTACGGATCCCCAGCCCATCTTCCTGTACCCGCCTGTCCAGAGGAACGTCCAGAAGAGAGCGGTCAAAAAAAT GAGCGTGCTGGGGCGGCAGACTTGTCTGGAGTGCAGCTTCGAAATCCCCGACTTCCCAAACCACTTTCCCACCTACGTGCACTGTTCGCTGTGTCGCTACAGCACTTGCTGCTCCAGAGCTTACGCCAACCACATGATCAA CAACCATGTTCCTCGGAAGAGTCCAAAGTACTtggctttgtttaaaaactatACTGCCTG TGGTGTAAAGCTGTTCTGTTCCTCTTGTCTCTTTGTATCATCTGAGGGTGATGCAATGGCCAAACATCTGGTCTTCAATCCATCACACGAGTTTAGTAACATTATTTTCCGAG GGCCTACTTGGATATCACATTCCAG GCACGTTCAGCCCCAGGACAAAAGCATGAAGAATACATGCCCTACCTATTCCCCAAGTAAAGCTGCTACTGTGAAAACAAAGTCTATGTTACCTGCGAAAGATGACCTGGAGCCTGAACTGGTGCCAGCAGCCTACAACAGACCTCTGGCCTGCCAGGAAGAGGAGTGCTTAAATATTGATGCTGAAGACGAGGAGCAGCCAACAAAGGAGCCCGAGCCTGCAAGCAAAAAGGAGCAGCTGTCGGTAAAAAAGCTGCGAGTTGTACTGTTTGCTTTGTGCTGCAACACTGAGCAGGCTGCAGAGCACTTCCGAAATCCTCAGAGGCGGATCAAGCGCTGGCTACGAAGGTTTCAAGCTTTCCAAGAAGAGAACTTGGCGTCCCTGTCAGAGGGCAAGTACCTCAGCCTGGAGGCTGAAGAGAAGCTAGCGGAGTGGGTCCTCACGCagagagagcagcagctgcctgtgaaCGAGGAGACGCTCTTCCAGAAAGCCACCAAGATTGGCCGATCCCTCGAAGGTGGCTTCAAGATCTCCTACGAGTGGGCGGTGAGGTTCATGCTACGGCACAACCTCAGCACGCATACTCGAAGGGCGGTGgctcaccccctccccaaagacGTAGAGGACAACGCCAGTTCCTTCATCGAGTTTGTGCAGCGGCAAATCCACACTCAAGACCTGCCGCTCTCCATGATCGCGGCCATCGACGAAATCTCTCTCTTCCTTGATGTGGAGGTGCTGAGCAGCGATGACAGGAAGGAGAACGCTTTGCAGACGGTGGGAACCGGGGAGCCCTGGTGCGACGTCGTCCTCACGATCCTCGCCGACGGCAGCGTTCTCCCGACGCTGGTCTTCTACAGGGGTCACGTACAGCAGCCCGCCAACGTGCCGGAGTCTATCATACTGGAAGCAAAGGAGAACGGATACAGCGACGACGAAGTCATGGAGCTGTGGTCGTCCAGAGTGTGGCAGAAGCACACGGAGTGCCAGAACAGCAAGGGCATGCTCGTGCTGGATTGTCACCGAACGCACCTATCGGAAGAAGTACTTTCCTTGCTGAGTGCCTCCAGCACTCTGCCGGCTGTTGTCCCTGCGGGCTGCAGCTCCAAAATCCAGCCTCTAGATGTTTGTATAAAAAggactgtgaaaaatttcttgcATAAAAAGTGGAAAGAGCAAGCCAAGGAAATGGCGGACTCCACGTGCGACTCGGACATCCTTCTCCAGCTGGTTTTATGCTGGCTGGCAGAGGTCCTGGAGGTCATTAGTGACTCTCCTGAACTTGTGCAGCAGTCCTTCCTGGTGGCCAGCGTGCTGCCCGGTCCGGACGGCACGGCCAACTCGCCCACGCGCAACGCCGACATGCAGGAGGAGCTGATCGCCTcgctggaggagcagctgaagctgaACGATGAGCAgcaggaggcggcggcggcggctgagGTCCAGGATCGGGCCCAGGCCGAGGAATCTGCAGACCCAGAAATCCTCCATCAGCTCTTCGAAGGGGAGAGTGAGACTGAATCCTTTTACGGCTTTGAAGACGCCGATTTGGATCTGATGGAAATCTGA
- the POGZ gene encoding pogo transposable element with ZNF domain isoform X2 → MADTDLFMECEEEELEPWQKISDVIEDSVVEDYNSVDKTATVSVSLQPVSAPLPAVARAPVGANLSAATSVSSRGAQNSDSAKKTLVTVFVSNNAGNPLVQQSGQPLILTQNPTAGLGTMVTQPVLRPVQIMQNANHVTNSPVTSQPIFITTQGFPVRNVRPVQNTMNQVGIVLNVQQGQTVRPITLVPAPGTQFVKPTVGVPQVFSQMAQVRPGTTMPVRPTTNTFTTVIPATLTIRSTVPQSQAQQQSKSTPSTSTTPTATQPTTLGQLTVQQPGQSSQATNPKLVSIASFVTVKRPGVAGENSNEVAKLVNTLNTIPSLGQSPGPLVVSNSSPVHGSQRSSVSESSSSSSLKVSSSPIPTFDLQDGGRKVCPRCDAQFRVTEALRGHMCYCCPEMVEFLKKRKSLESEPNIQSAKPPSPEKTTAVASPPSSTPIPALSPPAKAPEPSENVVDSSQSKLIMLVDDFYYGRDGGKVSQLLNFPKVPASFRCPHCTKRLKNNIRFMNHMKHHVELDQQNGEVDVHTICQHCYRQFSTPFQLQCHLENVHSPYESTTKCKICEWAFESEPMFLQHMKDTHKPGEMPYVCQVCQYRSSLYSEVDSHFRMIHEDTRHLLCPYCLKVFKNGNAFQQHFMRHQKSVYHCNKCRLQFLFAKDKIEHKLQHHKTFRKPKQLEGLKPGTKVTIRASRGQPRTVPISSNDMPQGTGQETTPLSSSTDPQPIFLYPPVQRNVQKRAVKKMSVLGRQTCLECSFEIPDFPNHFPTYVHCSLCRYSTCCSRAYANHMINNHVPRKSPKYLALFKNYTACGVKLFCSSCLFVSSEGDAMAKHLVFNPSHEFSNIIFRGPTWISHSRHVQPQDKSMKNTCPTYSPSKAATVKTKSMLPAKDDLEPELVPAAYNRPLACQEEECLNIDAEDEEQPTKEPEPASKKEQLSVKKLRVVLFALCCNTEQAAEHFRNPQRRIKRWLRRFQAFQEENLASLSEGKYLSLEAEEKLAEWVLTQREQQLPVNEETLFQKATKIGRSLEGGFKISYEWAVRFMLRHNLSTHTRRAVAHPLPKDVEDNASSFIEFVQRQIHTQDLPLSMIAAIDEISLFLDVEVLSSDDRKENALQTVGTGEPWCDVVLTILADGSVLPTLVFYRGHVQQPANVPESIILEAKENGYSDDEVMELWSSRVWQKHTECQNSKGMLVLDCHRTHLSEEVLSLLSASSTLPAVVPAGCSSKIQPLDVCIKRTVKNFLHKKWKEQAKEMADSTCDSDILLQLVLCWLAEVLEVISDSPELVQQSFLVASVLPGPDGTANSPTRNADMQEELIASLEEQLKLNDEQQEAAAAAEVQDRAQAEESADPEILHQLFEGESETESFYGFEDADLDLMEI, encoded by the exons CTGGCAATCCTCTTGTTCAGCAAAGTGGACAGCCGCTAATCCTTACCCAGAACCCGACCGCGGGTCTGGGCACGATGGTAACTCAGCCAGTATTACGACCTGTACAGATCATGCAGAACGCCAATCACGTCACAAACTCTCCGGTGACCAGCCAGCCCATCTTCATAACAACCCAG GGATTTCCTGTGAGGAATGTGCGGCCTGTACAAAACACAATGAACCAGGTTGGAATCGTTCTGAATGTACAGCAAGGTCAAACAGTTAGACCCATCACCCTCGTCCCAG CCCCAGGTACCCAGTTTGTTAAACCAACAGTTGGAGTTCCTCAGGTGTTCTCTCAAATGGCCCAGGTGAGACCAGGTACAACCATGCCGGTGCGACCCACCACCAACACTTTCACTACGGTCATTCCGGCCACGCTTACCATCAGGAGCACTGTACCACAGTCCCAGGCACAACAGCAAAGTAAGTCCACTCCCAGCACCTCCACAACTCCTACTGCAACGCAGCCAACAACACTTGGACAGTTAActgtgcagcagccagggcagtCCAGTCAAGCTACTAACCCCAAATTAG TGAGCATCGCAAGCTTTGTGACTGTGAAGAGGCCTGGAGTGGCTGGTGAGAACAGCAACGAGGTTGCTAAGCTCGTGAACACCCTGAACACCATTCCTTCGTTAGGGCAGAGCCCTGGCCCGCTGGTGGTCTCCAACAGCAGCCCTGTGCATGGTTCCCAGAGATCGAGTGTTTCAGAGTCGTCGTCGTCATCGTCGTTAAAAG TCAGTTCATCTCCTATTCCCACATTTGATTTGCAAGATGGTGGCAGGAAGGTCTGCCCGAGGTGCGATGCTCAGTTTCGAGTTACTGAAGCTTTAAGAGGACATATGTGT taCTGCTGCCCTGAAATGGTTGAATtcctcaagaaaagaaaatctctaGAATCTGAACCAAATATTCAATCTGCAAAGCCTCCATCTCCAGAAAAAACTACAGCTGTTGCTTCGCCACCCTCTTCTACCCCTATCCCTGCCCTGTCCCCGCCTGCTAAAGCTCCAGAGCCAAGTGAAAACGTAGTTGACTCATCCCAAAGTAAGCTCATTATGTTGGTAGATGATTTCTACTATGGCAGAGATGGTGGCAAAGTGAGCCAGCTACTGAACTTCCCCAAGGTTCCAGCTTCCTTCAGGTGTCCGCACTGCACCAAGAGGCTAAAGAACAACATCAG GTTTATGAATCACATGAAGCACCACGTTGAACTGGACCAGCAGAACGGAGAGGTAGATGTCCACACCATCTGCCAGCATTGTTACCGGCAGTTCTCCACTCCGTTTCAGCTACAGTGTCACTTAGAGAATGTCCACAGTCCCTATGAGTCAACAA caAAGTGCAAGATTTGCGAGTGGGCATTTGAGAGTGAGCCAATGTTCCTACAGCACATGAAGGACACTCACAAGCCTGGGGAGATGCCCTATGTTTGTCAG GTCTGCCAGTATCGCTCATCGCTCTATTCTGAAGTGGACAGCCATTTCCGAATGATCCACGAAGACACGCGGCACCTGCTCTGTCCTTACTGTCTCAAAGTCTTCAAGAATGGCAATGCTTTCCAACAGCACTTCATGAGGCATCAG AAGAGTGTTTATCATTGCAACAAGTGTAGACTCCAGTTCCTATTTGCCAAGGATAAAATTGAACACAAGCTGCAACACCACAAAACTTTCCGAAAGCCCAAACAATTAGAAGGATTGAAACCTGGAACCAAG GTTACAATCAGGGCATCTAGAGGACAGCCACGGACAGTGCCAATATCTTCAAATGACATGCCGCAGGGCACTGGACAGGAAACCACTCCGCTGTCATCTTCTACGGATCCCCAGCCCATCTTCCTGTACCCGCCTGTCCAGAGGAACGTCCAGAAGAGAGCGGTCAAAAAAAT GAGCGTGCTGGGGCGGCAGACTTGTCTGGAGTGCAGCTTCGAAATCCCCGACTTCCCAAACCACTTTCCCACCTACGTGCACTGTTCGCTGTGTCGCTACAGCACTTGCTGCTCCAGAGCTTACGCCAACCACATGATCAA CAACCATGTTCCTCGGAAGAGTCCAAAGTACTtggctttgtttaaaaactatACTGCCTG TGGTGTAAAGCTGTTCTGTTCCTCTTGTCTCTTTGTATCATCTGAGGGTGATGCAATGGCCAAACATCTGGTCTTCAATCCATCACACGAGTTTAGTAACATTATTTTCCGAG GGCCTACTTGGATATCACATTCCAG GCACGTTCAGCCCCAGGACAAAAGCATGAAGAATACATGCCCTACCTATTCCCCAAGTAAAGCTGCTACTGTGAAAACAAAGTCTATGTTACCTGCGAAAGATGACCTGGAGCCTGAACTGGTGCCAGCAGCCTACAACAGACCTCTGGCCTGCCAGGAAGAGGAGTGCTTAAATATTGATGCTGAAGACGAGGAGCAGCCAACAAAGGAGCCCGAGCCTGCAAGCAAAAAGGAGCAGCTGTCGGTAAAAAAGCTGCGAGTTGTACTGTTTGCTTTGTGCTGCAACACTGAGCAGGCTGCAGAGCACTTCCGAAATCCTCAGAGGCGGATCAAGCGCTGGCTACGAAGGTTTCAAGCTTTCCAAGAAGAGAACTTGGCGTCCCTGTCAGAGGGCAAGTACCTCAGCCTGGAGGCTGAAGAGAAGCTAGCGGAGTGGGTCCTCACGCagagagagcagcagctgcctgtgaaCGAGGAGACGCTCTTCCAGAAAGCCACCAAGATTGGCCGATCCCTCGAAGGTGGCTTCAAGATCTCCTACGAGTGGGCGGTGAGGTTCATGCTACGGCACAACCTCAGCACGCATACTCGAAGGGCGGTGgctcaccccctccccaaagacGTAGAGGACAACGCCAGTTCCTTCATCGAGTTTGTGCAGCGGCAAATCCACACTCAAGACCTGCCGCTCTCCATGATCGCGGCCATCGACGAAATCTCTCTCTTCCTTGATGTGGAGGTGCTGAGCAGCGATGACAGGAAGGAGAACGCTTTGCAGACGGTGGGAACCGGGGAGCCCTGGTGCGACGTCGTCCTCACGATCCTCGCCGACGGCAGCGTTCTCCCGACGCTGGTCTTCTACAGGGGTCACGTACAGCAGCCCGCCAACGTGCCGGAGTCTATCATACTGGAAGCAAAGGAGAACGGATACAGCGACGACGAAGTCATGGAGCTGTGGTCGTCCAGAGTGTGGCAGAAGCACACGGAGTGCCAGAACAGCAAGGGCATGCTCGTGCTGGATTGTCACCGAACGCACCTATCGGAAGAAGTACTTTCCTTGCTGAGTGCCTCCAGCACTCTGCCGGCTGTTGTCCCTGCGGGCTGCAGCTCCAAAATCCAGCCTCTAGATGTTTGTATAAAAAggactgtgaaaaatttcttgcATAAAAAGTGGAAAGAGCAAGCCAAGGAAATGGCGGACTCCACGTGCGACTCGGACATCCTTCTCCAGCTGGTTTTATGCTGGCTGGCAGAGGTCCTGGAGGTCATTAGTGACTCTCCTGAACTTGTGCAGCAGTCCTTCCTGGTGGCCAGCGTGCTGCCCGGTCCGGACGGCACGGCCAACTCGCCCACGCGCAACGCCGACATGCAGGAGGAGCTGATCGCCTcgctggaggagcagctgaagctgaACGATGAGCAgcaggaggcggcggcggcggctgagGTCCAGGATCGGGCCCAGGCCGAGGAATCTGCAGACCCAGAAATCCTCCATCAGCTCTTCGAAGGGGAGAGTGAGACTGAATCCTTTTACGGCTTTGAAGACGCCGATTTGGATCTGATGGAAATCTGA